The window GTAAATAGAAGTCTCATATCTGATTATTAATAGATACCTAATTCAATTTATGGCATAAAAGTTTAGCCTTATTCCAATTTTTTTTTGAAAAATTAGATGTTTTGTTCTTTTACTCTCCAAAGTCTCCACCAAGGAGTCCCGGGAGAATCGTGATGTTCAAAATGATATCCAAAAAAATAGCAAGATAAGAATGCCCATAAATGGTTTTTTGGTTGTGTTTTGGAGTGATGCGCATTTTGAGATTCGCCCATGTGCGGCTTGAAGGTTCCAAAGTAAAACAATTGTAAAGTTGCCATTACTGCTGGAAGCATCCAAAAAACAATTAGATTTTCAGTTGGAAGAAAAAGTTTAAGAATGTTGAATGTAACGGCCATTAAGAGGATTTGCCAGATGGTAACATATTGTTTGATAAAACTAAAGTACCAAAGGAAAAAATTATCCGAACTATGATAATCAGGGTCTTTGTCTGTAGCGACGAATTTGTGATGCTCGTGGTGTTTTGGAAAAAGCTTCCAATAGAAGTTATAAGAAAAAAGAATGGCCGAGAACCAACCAAAGGCATGGTTCACTTTTTTATTTTTTGATACAAGACCATGCATCGCATCGTGAGAAGTGATGAAAAGACCTGTGTAAAGATGCGTTTGAATCAAAATCCCCAAATAAGTTAGCGGATTTTTCCAATTCAAATCAAAATTCAATAAAAACACAAGTGATAGGAACCATAAAAAAATAACTGCCGAAGCAATCAAAACACCTTTCGGATCAATTCTATTGGTATGGAATACTTTTTCGGACACAAATTAAAATTAATGAAATCTTTGCAGAGTCTTAGAAGTTGATCAATCTTTCTTTGACCTGCTCCATCAGCCACATGGGTGTAGATGTAGCGCCGCAAATACCTACAGTGTCATTTGGTGAAAACCAAGAAGGACAAACCTGATCTTGATTGGATACAAAATGGGTATTTGGATTCTTTTCTTTACAGACATTATAGAGAACCTTGCCATTCGAAGACTTAGTTCCACTGACAAAAATAATTTTATCAAACTTCTCAGCAAAAGCTCTCAGTTCTTTGTCTCTATTTGAAACTTGACGGCAAATTGTATCATTGGTGTTGACTACGATGTCATTTACTTTCAAAATCTCGTTGATTTCATAGAATTTATCCGTGCTCTTAGTAGTCTGACTGTATAATGTCATGCTTTTTGGTAAACTTGGAATATCTAACTCAGATATATCTTGAAAGACTACCGCTTTGTTGTTAGTCTGACCAAGTAAACCTATCACTTCAGCATGTCCATGCTTTCCATAAATATAGATCGTCTCGTCTTTATCAAAGGAGTTTTTGATCCTATTCTGGAGTTTTAAAACTACTGGGCAACTAGCATCTATAAGTGTGAGGTTGTTTTTGATGGATAATTCGTAAGTAGAAGGTGGTTCACCATGTGCTCGAATGAGAACTTTTTCATCTTTCAAATGTTGAAGTTCCTCAAGATTGATGATTTTCAAGCCTTTTTTCGTCAGCCTATTTACCTCCTCATCATTGTGTACGATATCTCCTAGGCAATATAAATAACCTTGTTCATCTAAAATTTCTTCAGCCATCTCTATGGCATAAACTACGCCGAAGCAAAAGCCAGAATGTTGGTCTATATGTACTTGAAGACTCATCATAGCCTATTAACTTAAAGCGGGTTTAATTGTTTTTTTACTTTTTATCAACTCATAGATACTAATCGTCATCAATAATAGGGTCATGGAATAAACTGTATCTTCAATAGGAATGGTGAACAATCTGATCGATAAGTTTTCCATGTCATTATATTTCACTACTGGCTCATCTATGAATGAACCAGTTAGTACGCCATTTACTAAAAGAAATGGGATAAGCGAGACCAAATAGGTTAAATAAAATCTCCCAAGAAATTTCGTTTTCAAAACGATATAATGAATTGATAAAACGACAGCAGCTACAATAAAATTTACAGAAGTATACCATTTATCCAAATTCAATACTCCAATTAATACAAAAAGCACAATTAAAACAAATGTAATTGGTTTGGCTACAGCGGCAAAAATGTCTTTGGGCACAAAGTATTTCAACACCTCGTAAATAAATACGCAGGCAAATGGAACAGTCAAAAAGAAAAGCCACTCTTCCAACGGTAATTCGAAGAAATAAATCCCAAGAATATATCGGGGATTGAATTCCCAAACTCCTATTACAGTAAACCAATGATCCCAAATCAAGAAGAAGGCACCTGTGACAAGAATACCTGGAAACAGGGCATACCAATTTTTGTAATATTGAATGCGATTTTCAAACGATCTAAATAAAGGAAATGAAATCGTAAGAAGATTAAGGAGTAAATAAAGATAGATATCCATGTGCTAAGCAAAGCCTAATTTCATTCCAAAATATGTACCCAACAATAAAGAAAGTTTTCTAGAGTTTGGAATTCTAATTCGCTCTTGGGTAATCACTTCAGGTGGCAAAGTTTTTATTTTGTCAAATAGTTTTTGGTAATAGAGATAAGCTACTTTTACACCCATTTTAGCTCCGATTGGTAAATTATTAATTCCTATCAGTGCTTCATCAAAGTCTTTCTGAATATCTTCTTCAATGGTAGCTTTGGTGAGTTTGTCAAAAGTCAAAAAATCTACACCAGGAAAATAAACTCTCCCTCTTTCCTCATAATCACTTTTGATGTCTCTAAGGAAATTGACTTTCTGAAATGCTGCACCAAGTTTGCAAGCTGATTCTTTTAATTTTTGATATTCTTCATCATTGCCTTCACAGAAGACCTCCAAACACATGAGGCCTACCACTTCTGCAGAACCATAGATATATTCGTGATATTTCGAATCGTTATAAGTTTTGAAATCTAAGTCCATTTCCATGCTATGAAGAAATGCCTCAATCAAATCCAAATCAATATTATATTGATTGACTATGATTTGAAAAGCGTGAAGCACTGGATTTAAACTAATACCATCTTCAATTGCTTTGTATGTGTCTTTTTTAAAAAGCTCCAAGAGAGATTTTTTATCCTGATCATGAAAAGTATCTACAATTTCATCAGCATATCTTACAAAACCATAAATGGCGTAGATCGGCAAATGGTACTTTTTGTTGAGCGTTTTTATCCCGAGAGTAAAGCTAGTACTGTACCTTTGAGTAATCAACCGACTGCACTCAAAGGTGGTCTGATCAAAGAGGGCTTTTGCATCCATACTGATAATATACAATTTTATTTACAAATTGTTTTCTTTGATCACTTCTTTGGCAACAACATGACCAGAAATTAATGATGGAGGCACCCCAGGTCCTGGAACAGTAAGTTGTCCTGTGTAATATAAATTTTTTACCTTTTTATTTTTCAAGGAAGGCTTAAGAATGGCTGTTTGTAAAAGCGTATTGGCTAATCCATAGGCATTTCCTTTGAAAGCATGATAGTCAGATTTGAAATCATTGTGTGCGTAGGATCGCTTGTAGATCACATGACTTCTAATTTCCTGACCGGTCAACTTCTCCAATCTATCCATAATCATTTGGTAATATTTTTCTCGCATTTCTTCAGTATCTTCTAAATCAGGGGCAAGAGGAACCAAGAGAAACAAGTTTTCTTTTCCTTCAGGTGCGACAGTCGGGTCGGTTATAGAAGGAACCGAGGCGTAAAAAAGCGGCTTTTCTGGCCATCTCGGATTGGTATATATTGCATGCGCATGAGGCCCTAGCGGCTCATCGAAGAACAAATTGTGGTGACGGAGATTTTTAAGCTTTTTGTCAATGCCCAAATAAAATAGAAGACTTCCTGGTGCCATTACACGTTTGTCCCAGTATTTATCATCGTAATTGCTGTATTTATCTTGAAGCACATGTCTATCGATATGATTGTAATCTGCTCCAGCAATGATTATATCAGCTTCAAAAGTTTTTCCACTTTTGGTTTTCACAGCCTTGGCAAGACCATTTTCAATATCAATATGATCTACTTCAGCATCGAAATGAAACTTTACCCCCTTTTCTTCTGCCAAACTCACCATTCCTTCAATAATTTTATGCATCCCACCTTTTGGATACCAAGTACCTAGGGCGATATCAGCATAGTTCATTAATGAATATAGTGCAGGAATATTATTGGCTGTCTCACCAAGAAACAAAACAGGAAACTCCATCAATCTGATGATTTTATCCTCTTTAAAAAACTTTCTGACATGCTTAGACATGGATTGAAAAATATCCATTCTGATCATGTCCACTAATAACTTTGGACTAGCAAACTCTAGCAAAGAGCGACTAGGTCTGTAAACCAAATCTTGAATGCCAACTTTATATTTATAAGCTGCTTGTTTAAGGAACTCATCCAGTTTGGGACCAACACCTGGCTCCATCATTTCAAGCAGAGCTCTAAATTCTTCTAAGTTTGCAGGTATATCTACAAAATCTTGATCTCCAAAAATCACCGCATAGGAAGGATCTAACCTGAGAAGCTCATAATAATCAGAAGGCTTTTTTCCGAAATGAGAAAAATAAGTTTCAAAAACATCCGGCATCCAATACCAGCTGGGACCCATATCAAAAACAAAACCCTCGGTTTCGAACTTTCTAGCTCTTCCTCCGGGGGTACTATTTTTTTCAAGAAGCGTAACTTGATAACCTTGATCAGCAAGGTGTGTAGCAGCAGAAAGGCCAGCAAAGCCAGCCCCAATTACTACGACATTATTTTTTGACATATTGTTAGTTTTTGTGTCTGTACACGTGAAGATCGTCTTTTAATATTTTACGTGCAATATGTATTCTATTTTTAACTGTACCAATTGGTATATCTAATTTTTCAGCTATTTCATGATATTTGAAACCTCTGTAGTGCATCATGAATGGAGTTTTGTAAACTTCATCTAAACCCTCGATAGCTTCATGAATATCATCCATTGTAAAATCCCCGTAAGCTCCATTCTCTACTAACACATCACCTGAATTGATGTAATGAAGATTATCGGTAGTGTCAACAAAAGTACCTCTTCTTACCATTCTTTGATAGTTGGTAATGAAGGTGTTTTTCATAATAGTATATAACCAAGCTTTCAAATTTGTACCTTCTGTAAACTTGTCTTTATTAGTGAACGCCTTAACCATTGTGTCTTGCATTAGGTCGTTTGCGTCATCCATATCTCTTGTTAATTTTAAAGCGAAAGGCTTTAATGAACTAGAGAGCTTGTTTAATGAGTAACTGAATTCTAGAGTTGTCATGGCTTTTTGTTTTTGTTGAATCAAATATAGAAATGATTAAACAAACCGCAAAATATTTTGTAGAATATTTTTAAATATTTGTTAAACAAAAAGAGGTGAACTAAAATTTAAAATCTAATTTAATTTAAATTATTGCTGTTTTTGATGTATATACATTGTTTTTAACATAAAAAAAGGCCAGAAGGCCTGTTTAATTATTTTTTCATTTTGTTCATTATTTTTCTTGAACAACTGGATCTAATTCCTCAAGATACTCTTTAATGTTTCTGATATAGTTCATCACTTTGACATTAGAAGGGAAGGAAAGATCTTGACCTAGTATTTGGTAACCAGATAATATGATCTCTGATTCCTTGTATTTACTGCACAAATCATTGATATATTCTTGTACTTGTTCGGCACCAGGTGAAGTAGTGATGACAGTCATTAAATAGTCAGGTTGATGCATTTTGTATATCAATTCCAAATCAGCTCTTGGGGTACTTTGCCCCAGATAGAAGACTTTATGTCCTTTTAGCTTAATTAGATAAGCTGCAAACAAAAGAGAAATTTCATGTAATTCCCCTTCTGGTAGAAATAGAAGGAATTTCTTCCCACCACCTTTATATATCTGCCCGTCTATAGCTACGATGAGTTTTTGGCGAACCAAATTACTCATAAAATGCTCTTGCGCAGGATTAATAGCACCAGTTTGCCATAGAACACCAATTTTTGACATAAATGGATATATAATATTCAACATGGTCTGTTCAAAACCAATTTTAAGAATATTAGTCGAAAGCACTTTATCAAATCGCTCCTCGTCCATTTCTATCATACATATAGTAAGCGCATGAATCTGATCATCATGTGTCAGTGTTCGTTCCGAAAGCTTGACCACTTCTGCTCTGATTTCAGGAAGATCCATTTTGGCGATCTTACTTATCTTGTAGCCATTGTCATTGAGCAAAGCGACATTTAAAATCAGTTTTAGATCATCATCGTCATAAAATCTGATATTGGTATCTGTTCTCTTAGGAGAAAGCAAATTGTAGCGCTGTTCCCAAATTCTCAAAGTATGTGCTTTGATACCGGAAAGCTGCTCCAAATCTTTAATCGAATAGGTGCTCACGTTCATTTTGCTTTAAAATATTTTTTGGGTACTACAAACAAACCGAAAGAAACTGCATCATCCTTTTTATTCGTGGCATGATGCGCTTGATGCGCTTTGAAAATTCCTCTTAAGAATGAATTTTTTGGTTTATCAAACCATTTCATTCTTCTATGTATCAGTATATCATGTAAAAAGAAATAACTGATTCCGTATAGACTGATGCCTGTCCCCATCCAAAATCTATAGTCCAACTGTCCAACACCTTTAATAATAAGGATCACAGCAATGCTCCCGAATAACAAAGAAAATAAATCATTCAACTCAAAGAATGATTTAGATGCTTGGTGATGTGTCTTATGAATACTCCAAAGAGGTCCATGCATAATATATTTATGAATAAACCATCCGGAGAATTCCATAGCGGCAAAACCTAGTAGGGTGTAAAGGATTGCGTACATCATAATCGTAACTCTATTTTTTTATTTTTGTTTAACGTTTGCTAAAATATCCTTTTACAAGAGCAAGTTGAGTAAAAGAAAGAAAATAGCTAGGTTGATTAATAAATACAAAGAAAGAACATTCGACTTATCAAAAGACAATTTTCTGTAAATCAACTGAATAATAAAAGCAATACCAAACCATCCTATAAAATTGGAGAGTGGAATCAAGTCATTCTCCCAAGACCAAAAATCCAATTTTACTGCTACTGGCTCGATCAAAACGTCCAACAAAACCATAACTAATGCTCCCAAGCTCGCTGCTATGAAGTCATTCTTTATTTTTTTGTGAAAAATCTCCCCACTCAGATAGACCAAAAGCAACCAATTCACACCAATCAAAAGTGGAACCTCGAAAAGTTGAAAACCTAAAACAGGGCCATACCTGTAATTTCCAAAAGGAAATCCAGTATGCACTCCCAATACTTCTGAGCCATAACCTATACCAAAAGACAAAATCACAAATAAATAAAAAGCAGTATTCCACCCTTTATGAAACACAAACAACAATCCGGTACACAAAAGAAGATGAAAAGGTGTTAGAACTTGAAAATATGGTCTGAGCGCAGGCACCGTCATCCCCAATATTCCAACCAAATGAAATATGGTGATGACAATTTTAAAAATATTGACCTTATTGAAAAAAAAGGGGATTGAAGTATTATTAAGGGTGGTTTTTTCCATGAAAGCGTGCATTTCTGCTTATCCCAATGTGATCTGATTTTTGGAATATGTTCAAATTAACAAGGCAGATTAATATTTGTTGGTAAATTTGCTAGGCAAAATTAAAGATAAAAAAGTATGATACTATATAATGTAACCGTCAATGTAGAAAAAGACGTGGAAAAAGAATGGCTTGACTGGATGAAAAACACCCACATTCCTTTTGTCATGGAGACGAAAATGTTTGTAGAAAATAAACTGTTTAGAATCATGCATGATTCAGAAGATGGTGGAATCAATTACTCTGTACAATATTTTGCAAAAGATATGCAAGATGTCATGGCTTATCAGCACCAATACTTTGATCAACATAATGCTATCGTACAAAAGAAATTTCCGAAGAAATTAGCGATATTCATGACCTTACTAGAATTGGTCTAACATGAAAAATTGGCTGAAATTACTGATCTCTATTATCTTACCCCAAATCGCAGGTGGCTTGGGTGCCTTGGTTACTATCTCATCTGTAGGGTCTTGGTATCAGTCCATTAATAAGCCGTTTTTTAATCCCCCTTCTTGGATATTCGGTCCTACTTGGACAGTTCTTTACATTATGATGGGGGTTTCACTTTTTCTAATTTGGAAATCAAATCATCCCTTTAAGAAAAAAGCGCTTTGGTTATTTGCTATTCAGTTGCTTCTCAATGCCATTTGGTCACCAGCATTCTTTGGTCTTGAATCACCAATATTGGGCTTGCTTGTAATAGTACCACTTTGGGTTATGATTTTAGTCTGTATCAGAGCATTTTTCCCAATCGACATATGGGCATCTTACCTCTTGATTCCTTATCTACTTTGGGTAAGCTTTGCCACTGTACTCAATGCAAGTATCTGGTACCTTAATTAACTTTCGCTATGCCAACTATTCCTCAGGATCCTAACAAATTCAGATGCCCTTGGTGTATGGGCTTTGAGCAATATATCAAATATCACGATGAAGAATGGGGCGTTCCTGTTTATGATGATCAGACACATTTTGAGTTTTTGATTCTTGAGAGTGCACAAGCTGGACTTAGCTGGGCTACTATATTGAAGAAAAGAGAAGGCTACAGACATGCCTTTGCAGACTTTGATTACCAAGTAGTGGCAGATCTTCCCGATTCTTATGTTACTGAACTGCTTCAAGATCCAAGCATCATCAGAAATGAACTGAAAATCCGAGCGGCCATTAACAATGCAAAGCGATTTATGGAAATCCAATCTCAGTTTGGAAGTTTCAGTAAGTATATCTGGGAATTTGTGGATGGAAAAGTGATCGACAGGCAACTCAGGTCCATGCAAAATGCACCTGCTACTACTCCAGAATCAGATAAATTAGCAAAAGACCTCAAAAAGAGAGGATTCAAATTTTTGGGAAGCACTACAATCTATGCACACATGCAAGCTACCGGCTTGGTCAATGATCATCTGACAACTTGTTTTCGCTATGAAGAAGTGAAGCTATTGGCGAAATAATGATTTAATTTATTCGTTGAAACAAAAAATCCCAACCGATTTGGTTGGGATTTTTTGGCGCTAAACTGGAAAAAATTTACTTAGGCTTGGTGTATGCATCAGTATATTTTGTCCATATTTCGTAGATTGGATTTCCAGTAGAACTCATGCCACTGTGGTGCCATTCCCCATCAATGACCTCATAATTGAATTCTAGGCTAGCGCCAACTCTGCTATCATCTCTAGAGAAAAACTGAATATTTTCTACATATTTCCCATTTTCAGCAGCGTATGTCCCTCCACCGGTTCCAGAAAACTCTTTGGTCTCTGAGTTAAAAGCGACCCATTGGAAATGTCCTCCACTAAGGATTTTAATAGTTCTTCTTGCTCCTGGGGTTGATCGACTAATCTCTTCGCCTCTTTTTCTTCCAGTGATGACCCAATTTCTTGTCAAATCGTCTTTTGCATCACTTACTTTTTCCCAAATTTCAACCATGGCACTGCCTCCTTTTTCTGTAGAAATGACGATTTTGCTATCCACTATATCGAGAGAAAATTCTGTCGTAGTACCAACTCTTTCTGTATCACTAGTGTAGAAATCATACATTTCAGTGTAGTAATTATCTTTCAAAGTGAATTCTCCTCCACCTGCGCCGATGAATTTATTGGTGTCAGTTTCTTTTGCTCCAAAAGAAAAGTAACCATCTTGATATATTTTAATAAATGTTTTATCCTTAATTTCTTTCCCATTTTGGTGGGTGAGTTTCCAAGCACCTTCAAGGTTTTGACCAAGTAATGTACCTATCATAAAAAGGAGAGGAAGGAAGAGTATTTTTTTCATGGCGTATTTTATATTAGGTTTAGACTTCTAAATTACCGATTTTATCTTTGATAATGAAAACCTTTATACTAGGGCAAAATATAGACCAAGTTTTAGAAATGATCCCTGACAAAAGCATCAGAGTTGTACGACTAGGAACTACTCAAGTATGCGTATCTCGAGTAGCAAAAGATTTTTTTGCTTTTGAATCGAACTGCCCACATCAAAGAGCTGCATTAAATCAAGGTTGGGTCACTGTCTATGGTGAAGTTGTGTGCCCGCTTCATGAATATCGATTTGATATGAAATCCGGAGAAATTCGAGCAGGTTCATGTGGAGATCTAAAAACCTACAAGACTAAACTTACTGAAGAAGGACTTAAAATTTTTATTTAATGTAATTTGCCTCCATTGGGAACAGGAAAATCTACGGTCGCTAAGGAAATTCTACCTTGACCATCATCGAAACCTGTAACTAGTATTTCAGACATAAAATTGGCAATTTGTCTTGGAGAAAAATTACAAATACAGATGACCTGTTTCCCTATCAGTTCCATGGGTTGGTACAAATCTGTAATTTGAGCAGAGGACTTTTTGATTCCAAAATCCCCCAAATCTACCCATATTTTATAGGCAGGTTTTCTTGCATTTTCGAAGACCTCAGCCCGAATAATTGTCCCAATTCGGACATCAATCTTTTGAAAATCAGAGTAATCAATCGTTTGCATAGATATTATATTTTTCCTATTTTTGAAAACCTAACAGCATAATCAACTGTTATACATTTCGGACAAGAACCACTCAGTATGTCAGAACAAAATAATATTACTCTATTCGATCGAAAGAACATAATTCTCGCAATTTTATTTTGCGCTTTAGGATCTTTGAATTCATTCGCTCAAGGAGAAAAGGAAAAAAATTTACCCGATACTCCTGTCAAAACAAGTGATGTTGCAGGGACTTTTGAAAATCAAGAGACTACGGCTAGTGAATCAAGATATGAGTTTGGTTTAAGGCAAAACTATCAAAATACGACTAGAGAAGTAAAGCCTGCACAAAGCAATACTGTCAAAAAAGAAAATCCGATTTACAAACAAGGAAGTGACAAGGAAGTGAAAAAAGAGGAAATGTCAACTTTATCTTTCAACCTATTTTTATATATAGTAGATAAATTCCGAGAAGATAATTAAGCAAATACCAATAAACCTAAAATCAAGATAGACCGAGTCATAAGATTCGGTCTTTTTTTTGTCTTTTAATATTCAGATTACCCACAATGATCTCATTTTTTAAAATAATCATAGATTAGGAAATCCAAGTTTTAAACTTGTCTCGTATCTCCATCCAAATCAACAAAACCAAAAATTATATAATATGAAAACTATCAAATTATTTCAGACAGCTCTTGTCATCCTATTTTTCATAGGTTCGAATTTAGCAATTGCACAAGGTGAAAAAACAGTAACTGTAGGAGGTGCTCCAATGTATCCTTCTAAAAACATTGTAGAAAATGCCGTTAATTCAAAAGACCATACCACATTGGTAGCGGCAGTAAAAGCTGCAGGATTGGTGGAAACTTTACAAACACCTGGTCCATTCACTGTATTTGCTCCTGATAATGCTGCATTTGCAAAATTACCAGCAGGCACTGTAGAAACGCTTGTAAAGCCAGAAAACAAGGCTACTTTAACTGGAATTTTAACTTACCATGTTGTAGCAGGTAAAATGGGTTCAAAAGAAATTGCTGCGGCAATCAAAAAAGGAAATGGTAAAGCTGTGTTAACAACTGTCCAAGGAGGAAAATTGACTGCTTGGATGCAAGGAAAAGACCTTTACATTTCTGATGAAAATGGCAACAAATCAAAAGTAACTATTGCTGATGTGTACCAGTCAAACGGTGTAATCCACTCAGTAGACACAGTAGTATTGCCTAAAAGCGAGTAATACTTTGAAAATTAAATTCAAAAAAAGCTGAACAGACTCGTTCAGCTTTTTTTATTCGTTTAGTTTAAAGTCAGACTTAGCTTACCAACTTCTACCGCCTCCACCTTGCATCATTCTCATCATTGGATTCCCACCTTGCTCTCTTGTAGGCTGCTTGAAGCTTCCAATGTTGTAAGTAAAACTAAACAAAGCATATCTCGTCAAAACTCTTGTGAAAGTATCCGTAATTGAGATGTCATTGACTGTTCTAGCAATTGAGTTGTTTTGTCCCAAAAGATCGAATACAGTTACTTTAAACTCGCCTTTGTTATCTTTCAAGAATCTATATCCAGCTTCAATATTCCACAACCATACTTGCTGATCCAAGCCAGCTGATAAACCTCTATATAAAGCGTTGTTCACTACATTGGAAACAAATAATTTTCCATTATTTGGAGAATAGTATAATCTAATGTTTGAGTTCTGAATGTAATAGTTGTTATTCAAATTGTTTTGCAAAGAAGAATTTACAATCGTGTACGTCCCCGTAGTAGATAAAGTAAAATCGAAATCTTTACTAATATTCGAAGTCAATGTCAAACCTTGACTCAAATCAATGTTATCATTTCTATTCAGCTGACCATTAATGATCCCTGGAGTCCTGTTGAATGATGCTGAGGAATTCATGTTAAACTGTGACTTTATCGCCTTGATAGGAGCTCCATAAGTCATGAAAACACGGGTATTAAATTGACCTCTTAGGTTTTCAGGTCTTGAAAGTTGCCCACCTGGTCTCAAAAGAACTTCACCATTGATCAAAGTATCCTGTTGTGCCACAAATGTATTTGTTCCAATAAAATTCTCGGTCAAAGACGCGAAAGCAAACACAAAGAAGGTTCTAGATTTCTCAAGATTTAATTTCCCAAGGTTTACAAATATATTGTGATTGAAAGATTGTCCTAAGTTTGGATTACCCACAGACAAGTTTAGCGGGTTTCCATTGTTGATGACATTCTGTAATTGATTGACGCTAGGCTCGTTGGTAGAGGTTCTGTATCTCAATCTGAATGTCTTTCCTTTGGCCATATCTCTATAGTTCAAGTTTAAGCCTGGAAGCAAATTGCTGAATGACCTATTGAAAACTCTCTCAAGAGGGAACAAGCTTTCGTTGTCTTGTTCTGCATATTGATAGTCAAGATTAGCGTTGATATTCCAATTTTTGAAATTGTATCTATAACCCACACTAGGTCTCTGAACGACAAATTTATTATCGA is drawn from Belliella baltica DSM 15883 and contains these coding sequences:
- a CDS encoding tRNA-binding protein; the encoded protein is MQTIDYSDFQKIDVRIGTIIRAEVFENARKPAYKIWVDLGDFGIKKSSAQITDLYQPMELIGKQVICICNFSPRQIANFMSEILVTGFDDGQGRISLATVDFPVPNGGKLH
- a CDS encoding TspO/MBR family protein — encoded protein: MKNWLKLLISIILPQIAGGLGALVTISSVGSWYQSINKPFFNPPSWIFGPTWTVLYIMMGVSLFLIWKSNHPFKKKALWLFAIQLLLNAIWSPAFFGLESPILGLLVIVPLWVMILVCIRAFFPIDIWASYLLIPYLLWVSFATVLNASIWYLN
- a CDS encoding fasciclin domain-containing protein; translated protein: MKTIKLFQTALVILFFIGSNLAIAQGEKTVTVGGAPMYPSKNIVENAVNSKDHTTLVAAVKAAGLVETLQTPGPFTVFAPDNAAFAKLPAGTVETLVKPENKATLTGILTYHVVAGKMGSKEIAAAIKKGNGKAVLTTVQGGKLTAWMQGKDLYISDENGNKSKVTIADVYQSNGVIHSVDTVVLPKSE
- a CDS encoding Rieske (2Fe-2S) protein translates to MKTFILGQNIDQVLEMIPDKSIRVVRLGTTQVCVSRVAKDFFAFESNCPHQRAALNQGWVTVYGEVVCPLHEYRFDMKSGEIRAGSCGDLKTYKTKLTEEGLKIFI
- a CDS encoding DNA-3-methyladenine glycosylase I, with the translated sequence MPTIPQDPNKFRCPWCMGFEQYIKYHDEEWGVPVYDDQTHFEFLILESAQAGLSWATILKKREGYRHAFADFDYQVVADLPDSYVTELLQDPSIIRNELKIRAAINNAKRFMEIQSQFGSFSKYIWEFVDGKVIDRQLRSMQNAPATTPESDKLAKDLKKRGFKFLGSTTIYAHMQATGLVNDHLTTCFRYEEVKLLAK